The genomic segment TCAGTGTCTTCTGAGTCACTGAACACCTTGTCGATTTACGGGAAAGATCAATGGAATGTTTTCTGGCGACGATCCAACTACGCATGAATCGCTCAAAAAAAGAACCAACAATGCGAAAACCCGCATACAAACTGCTGGTGCCGGGAGGGGGACTCGAACCCCCACACCTTGCGGCGGCGGATTTTGAATCCGCTGCGTCTACCGATTCCGCCATCCCGGCCTGGAGCGGGGTCGCGTAGAATGGCGCGCCCTGCGGAAAAGAGCGCGCATTATCCGTGAATTGTCCGCTCTCTTCAACCAAAGATGCTGACTCTCGACGATTTCGATTACCCACTCCCACCCGAACGCATCGCTCAGGCTCCCCTGGCACAGCGTTCAGCCAGTCGGCTGCTGGTGATGTCTGGCCCGGGCCTGGAGGACCGATCCATCCCAGACCTGCCCGGGCTGCTGTTGCCCGGCGATCTACTGGTGATGAACGATACCCGGGTGCTCCATGCCCGCCTCCTGGGCCGCAAGGACAGCGGCGGCGCGGTGGAGGTGCTGGTGGAGCGGTCCATGGAGGATGCCACCGAAGTGCTGGCCCAGGTGCGGGCCAGCAAGCCCCCCAAGCCCGGCAGCCGCCTGTTGCTGGAGGATGCCCTGACAGTGGAGGTACTGGGGCGGGAGGGGGAGTTCTATCGCCTACGCTTTCCCGGCGATGCCCAAGCCCTGATCGAGATCCATGGCCGCCTGCCACTGCCTCCCTATATTGATCGAACCGCCAGCGATAGCGACGAATCCCGCTACCAGACGGTGTTTGCCCGGGAGCGGGGCTCGGTTGCAGCCCCCACCGCCGGTCTGCACTTCGATCAAATCCTGTTGGACAACCTCCAGGCTCGGGGAATCGCAACGACCCATGTCACTCTCCATGTGGGTGCTGGCACTTTTCAGCCGGTGCGGGTGCATAAGCTGTCGGAGCACCGCATGCACCGGGAACGCTGGCAACTGCCCCAGGCCACGGTGGACGCCATCACCGCCTGCCGCGCCCGGGGTGGCCGGGTAGTGGCGGTAGGCACCACCAGCCTGCGCACCCTGGAGTCGGCGGTCCTGGCCGGAGAACTGCGGGCCGCTGAGGGCGAAACGGACCTCTTCGTCACCCCGGGCTTCCAGTTCCGGGTGGTGGACCTGCTGCTGACCAACTTCCACCTGCCCAAGTCCACCCTGCTGATGCTGGTCTCCGCTTTCGGCGGCATGGACCGTATCCGCGCCGCCTACCGCCATGCAATCGAGCATGAATACCGCTTTTTCAGCTATGGCGACGCCATGCTGATCCACCGGAACCCCGAAGATGCAATTTGACCTGCTTGCCACCGCCGGCGCTGCCCGGCGCGGGCGTCTCACCCTGGCCCACGGCGTGGTGGAGACCCCGGTCTTCATGCCGGTGGGCACCTACGGCACGGTGAAGGCCATGGCCCCCGACGAACTGGAGGAGATCGGCGCCCGCATCGTGCTGGGCAACACCTTCCACCTCTGGCTGCGGCCGGGTCTGGAGATCGTCCGCGCTCACGGCGGGCTGCACCGCTTCATGGGCTGGGACAAGCCCATCCTCACCGACTCCGGTGGCTTCCAGGTGTTCAGCCTGGGGGACCTGCGCAAGATCACCGAAGAGGGCGTGAAGTTCCAGTCCCCCATCAACGGCGACCGGCTGTTCATGCGCCCCGAGGATTCCATGCAGATCCAGCAGGTGCTGAACTCGGACGTGGTGATGATCTTCGATGAATGCACCCCCTACCCGGCCACGGAACAGCAGGCGGCCGATTCCATGCGCCTCTCCCTGCGCTGGGCCCGGCGCTCCCGGGACGAGCATGATCGACTGGCAAATCCCAACGCCCTCTTCGGTATCGTCCAGGGGGGCATGTACGAGCCCCTGCGGGACGAATCCCAGGCTGGACTGGAAGACATCGGCTTCGACGGCTACGCCATCGGCGGCCTTTCGGTGGGGGAGCCCAAGGAGGACTTTTCCCGCATCCTGGCCCATACCGCACCACGACTGCCACAGCACAAACCCCGCTATCTGATGGGGGTGGGCACGCCGGAGGATATCGTCTACGCGGTGAACCAGGGCATCGACATGTTCGACTGCGTGATGCCCACCCGCAATGCCAGGAATGGCTGGCTGTTCACCCGCTGGGGTGACGTCAAGATCAAGAACGCCAGCCACAAAAACGACATCCGCCCCCTGGATGAGAGCTGCGGCTGCTACACCTGCCGCCATTTCACCCGGGCCTACCTGCACCATCTGCACCGCACCGGAGAGATACTCGGCGCCCGACTCAACACCATCCACAACCTGTTCTACTACCAGACCCTGATGGCGGAACTGAGGGCCGCCATCGAGATCGGCGAGTTGGCCGGGGCCATTGCCGAATTCCACCGGAATCGTACTCGGGGGCCGCTATAATCCCGCATCAAACTTGTTGAATTACCGGAGAAAATCGTGCTGATTTCCAACGCCTACGCCCAAGCCGCCGCCCCTGCCGCCACCGATCCCACCGGTGGGCTGATGGGCATCCTGCCCCTGGTCCTGATGTTTGTGGTGCTCTGGTTCCTGATGATTCGGCCCCAGATGAAAAAGGCCAAGGAACATCAGAAGATGGTCGGCGCGCTGCAAAAGGGCGACGAAGTGGTAACCCAAGGCGGCATGGCCGGCCGGATCACCAAGGTGGGCGAGAATTTCCTGACCCTGGCCGTATCCGAAGGCAAGGACGGGGCCGTGGAAATCCTGGTGCAAAAAGGTGCCATCGGCGCCCTGCTGCCCAAGGGCACCCTAAAGAGCCTCTGATTCAAAGGCAAGTCCATTGACGGATAGGTCCATGCGCAAATCCAATCTATTGGCAGCAAGCATCATGCTCCTGCTCTCGGCATCCGTACTGGCCCAGAATTGGTCGGAGGAAACCAGCCGCCCCGTCATCCAGCCCCAATCCCAAGTCACCTTCTTCGACTCCAAGCTGTTCGACTCGCGGCTGTCCAAGGAACTGGAATCCGGTCGGGGCAAGGTGGAGGTGGAAGTCAACGGCCGGATTCCCCTGAGCAACATACCCGGCCGCATGGATCGCTGGATCACGGAAGTGGCTGAAACCGGGTCCGTGGAAATCCGCGAAGCGGAACCTGAAACTCGAACCCGTGCCATATTTGGGCTACTGCCCATGATTTTCAGCGCCTTCCAGCGTATGGGGGAAGACCGCCTTTACTCTCCCGCGAAAAATTACAACGCTACCATGCTCTACAAGAAGGATGCCAGCGGCGATGTCATGATCTCGAAAATCGTCTTCACTCGAAAAAATACCTGACGGGCGCCCCCAGCCCGGCCATCCAAGCCTGCCAGTGACATCATGAACCGCTACCCTCTTTGGAAAAACGCCACCGTC from the Denitratisoma oestradiolicum genome contains:
- the queA gene encoding tRNA preQ1(34) S-adenosylmethionine ribosyltransferase-isomerase QueA produces the protein MLTLDDFDYPLPPERIAQAPLAQRSASRLLVMSGPGLEDRSIPDLPGLLLPGDLLVMNDTRVLHARLLGRKDSGGAVEVLVERSMEDATEVLAQVRASKPPKPGSRLLLEDALTVEVLGREGEFYRLRFPGDAQALIEIHGRLPLPPYIDRTASDSDESRYQTVFARERGSVAAPTAGLHFDQILLDNLQARGIATTHVTLHVGAGTFQPVRVHKLSEHRMHRERWQLPQATVDAITACRARGGRVVAVGTTSLRTLESAVLAGELRAAEGETDLFVTPGFQFRVVDLLLTNFHLPKSTLLMLVSAFGGMDRIRAAYRHAIEHEYRFFSYGDAMLIHRNPEDAI
- the tgt gene encoding tRNA guanosine(34) transglycosylase Tgt, whose translation is MQFDLLATAGAARRGRLTLAHGVVETPVFMPVGTYGTVKAMAPDELEEIGARIVLGNTFHLWLRPGLEIVRAHGGLHRFMGWDKPILTDSGGFQVFSLGDLRKITEEGVKFQSPINGDRLFMRPEDSMQIQQVLNSDVVMIFDECTPYPATEQQAADSMRLSLRWARRSRDEHDRLANPNALFGIVQGGMYEPLRDESQAGLEDIGFDGYAIGGLSVGEPKEDFSRILAHTAPRLPQHKPRYLMGVGTPEDIVYAVNQGIDMFDCVMPTRNARNGWLFTRWGDVKIKNASHKNDIRPLDESCGCYTCRHFTRAYLHHLHRTGEILGARLNTIHNLFYYQTLMAELRAAIEIGELAGAIAEFHRNRTRGPL
- the yajC gene encoding preprotein translocase subunit YajC, which produces MLISNAYAQAAAPAATDPTGGLMGILPLVLMFVVLWFLMIRPQMKKAKEHQKMVGALQKGDEVVTQGGMAGRITKVGENFLTLAVSEGKDGAVEILVQKGAIGALLPKGTLKSL